The proteins below come from a single Papaver somniferum cultivar HN1 chromosome 11, ASM357369v1, whole genome shotgun sequence genomic window:
- the LOC113323141 gene encoding probable serine/threonine-protein kinase PBL11: protein MGCFPGLKGKKKKSESVVHPKLLHPQESIPTVLPEPQKQSFSLQSAPPSFRDKVKTVQIINRLANNRTRALSAPSSINMPEQDKMLPNECEEQETKVRGGLIKDHLGPQPLPLPAPQSGVMLKTVGSFKSGNASAPLLVTPGPLPLPRLVGVRNFSYDEIAAACHQFSPDRCMSECLSSVIYKASFGDDFSGSKKFEATVTHLLPSSQGFKEFFNEVNVIASLQHPQLCKLLGYHAREGSEPRMLIYERLFHGSLDTLLYGRSDGPPIDWNSRMKVALCAAQGLAFLHEEGPFQAMYNEFSTANIQIDKDFSAKLSGYGCVSPNPEILDTSAAVANLSVETLERGLLTPKSNVWSFGIVLLELLTGRKNLDNRHPKEERDLVKWSRPFLADDSRLALIMDPRLKGRFPPKASRTVADIALRCLQKDSLERPTMRTIVESLHNIQDMKHSCRFPLQEPTAIAGKNMSRSPSLNGVMTKPPRLSFPPSPPLRSGSSISFLRQPSMPMLRPRQSCSSIVSLQEMNGNQEIRKSRSTTARRIVGVEGF from the exons ATGGGGTGCTTCCCAGGTTTAAAGGGTAAAAAGAAAAAGTCTGAGTCAGTCGTTCATCCGAAGCTCTTGCACCCTCAGGAGAGTATACCTACAGTACTCCCTGAACCTCAGAAACAAAGTTTTTCTCTACAATCTGCTCCTCCAAGTTTCAGAGACAAAGTAAAAACTGTTCAAATTATTAATAGACTCGCTAATAACAGAACACGGGCATTATCGGCTCCGTCAAGCATAAACATGCCAGAGCAGGATAAAATGTTACCAAATGAATGCGAAGAGCAGGAGACAAAGGTTCGCGGTGGATTAATTAAGGATCATTTAGGTCCACAGCCTCTTCCTCTTCCGGCTCCTCAGAGTGGAGTGATGTTGAAGACCGTAGGAAGTTTTAAATCTGGAAATGCAAGTGCTCCTCTTTTGGTCACTCCTGGTCCTTTACCGTTGCCTCGTTTAGTTGGTGTTCGCAACTTTTCTTATGATGAGATTGCAGCTGCTTGTCACCAATTCTCACCTGATCGATGCATGTCTGAGTGTCTTTCATCTGTAATTTACAAAGCATCTTTTGGAGATGATTTCTCTGGTTCGAAGAAATTCGAAGCCACCGTGACACACCTTCTTCCATCTTCTCAG GGATTCAAGGAGTTCTTTAACGAGGTCAACGTAATTGCTTCTTTGCAACATCCACAGCTTTGTAAGTTGCTAGGTTACCATGCTCGTGAAGGTTCCGAACCACGGATGTTGATATATGAAAGGCTCTTCCATGGAAGCTTAGATACATTGCTGTATGGGAGATCTGATGGGCCTCCAATTGACTGGAATAGCCGAATGAAGGTGGCTCTTTGTGCAGCACAAGGTCTGGCCTTTTTGCATGAAGAAGGTCCTTTCCAG GCAATGTACAATGAGTTCTCAACTGCCAACATTCAGATAGACAAGGACTTCAGCGCCAAGCTTTCCGGTTATGGTTGTGTGAGCCCAAATCCTGAAATATTAGATACATCCGCT GCAGTGGCAAATCTTTCAGTGGAGACGTTAGAGAGAGGACTACTTACTCCTAAAAGCAATGTTTGGAGTTTCGGGATTGTTTTGCTTGAATTACTCACTGGGCGGAAAAATCTGGACAATCGCCATCCAAAAGAAGAGAGAGACTTGGTAAAGTGGAGCCGACCTTTCTTAGCTGATGATTCTCGTTTAGCTTTGATAATGGATCCACGGTTAAAAGGTCGATTTCCTCCAAAAGCATCTAGAACCGTTGCCGACATTGCTCTAAGATGCCTCCAGAAGGATTCTCTAGAAAGACCCACCATGAGAACAATTGTCGAGTCTCTACATAACATCCAAGATATGAAACACTCATGCAGGTTTCCCCTCCAAGAACCAACAGCAATTGCAGGAAAAAATATGTCCAGGTCTCCAAGTCTAAACGGGGTCATGACTAAACCACCAAGGTTAAGTTTCCCTCCAAGCCCACCTCTCAGATCTGGATCATCAATTTCTTTCCTCAGGCAGCCGTCGATGCCCATGTTACGTCCTCGGCAATCATGTTCATCTATAGTGTCACTGCAAGAGATGAATGGGAACCAGGAAATTCGAAAATCTAGGTCCACAACAGCTAGAAGGATTGTTGGAGTTGAAGGGTTTTGA
- the LOC113323143 gene encoding uncharacterized protein LOC113323143 — protein sequence MGDKKATVVNARRELEELYLGIPDESVNLTFEDLVKLKQQSGIAERKQPTIEPIQEVHVTSGNEGLGIAKSPSFAFIKGLQVSNGYGDHRIEGDIKYSSPRDHHRYAGTDHRYYQGNPFHNHTVQDTTSITKNNDMRSLESSFMYDDGSVCARSTFAERGGRKRAGIPHSNICTICSTYIYVFRNRCLVCGRVYCRQCKNIGMGDMTEGRKCVECLGRRFSQRYIQKAGEIGCCAGYSSTVKQQELIWAEKGPRRNGDHHRREHGGGGGHDLNSNSMMTSATKPRVSRSPSPVRAAAYVASNPPPFVMGSPFSASYTPTHHHIPF from the exons ATGGGAGACAAAAAAGCCACAGTAGTAAATGCGAGGAGAGAACTTGAAGAACTTTATCTTGGAATTCCTGATGAATCTGTGAATCTTACATTCGAAGATTTGGTTAAGTTAAAACAACAAAGTGGTATAGCAGAAAGAAAACAACCAACTATAGAGCCGATTCAGGAAGTTCATGTGACCAGTGGAAACGAAGGACTAGGTATTGCGAAATCACCCAGCTTCGCATTCATAAAGGGTCTACAAGTTTCTAATGGTTATGGAGACCACCGTATTGAAGGAGACATTAAGTACTCATCACCTAGAGATCATCACCGGTATGCTGGAACTGATCACCGCTATTACCAAggaaatccttttcataatcataCAGTCCAAGACACCACCAGTATTACCAAGAACAACGACATGCGATCCTTGGAAAGTAGCTTCATGTACGACGATGGTAGTGTATGTGCACGGAGTACCTTCGCAGAGAGAGGTGGAAGAAAAAGAGCCGGAATCCCTCACTCGAATATTTGCACCATTTGTAGCACATATATCTATGTCTTCCGAAATCGATGTCTG GTTTGTGGAAGAGTTTATTGCAGACAATGCAAAAATATTGGAATGGGAGACATGACAGAAGGAAGAAAGTGCGTAGAATGTCTTGGTAGAAGGTTTAGCCAAAG GTACATACAAAAAGCGGGAGAGATAGGATGCTGCGCCGGGTACTCAAGCACCGTCAAACAACAAGAGTTGATATGGGCAGAGAAAGGACCTAGGAGGAACGGAGATCATCACCGGAGGGAacatggaggaggaggaggacatGATCTCAATAGCAATAGCATGATGACGTCAGCCACAAAACCAAGGGTATCAAGAAGTCCAAGTCCGGTTAGGGCAGCTGCATATGTTGCTAGTAACCCTCCTCCTTTTGTCATGGGTTCTCCATTTTCTGCTTCTTATACCCCTACCCATCACCATATTCCATTTTAA